The Candidatus Omnitrophota bacterium genomic interval CGATCCTGTCGCCCTGCCTTATGCCGGCTTCCTCCGCGGGATATCCCTTGAGCACCTGCCCCACCTCATTGGAAAGAGTGGGCACACCTATCATGAAAATGACCCAGAACAGAAAAAAAGCGAACACGTAATTCGTCAGAGCACCCGATACGATGACCCAGAACCGGTGGCCAACTGGCTTGGATACGAATTCATGTTCACCACCGCTGGCTTCGGAGGGATCCTCCCCGGACATCTTTATGTATCCCCCGAAGGGTATAAGACTTATCCTGTAATCGGTCCCCCCCTTCTTAACACCCCAGAGGCGTTTACCCATTCCGAGAGAGAACACTTCGACGTCCACACCGAATCTCTTCGCGGTTACAAGGTGCCCCGCCTCATGAATAAGGATAAGCACGCTGAATACTATAACTACTACGATAACCGTCAGCAACTTCTCAACACCTCCTCCATAGCCCACTTCTCAGAGTCTATAATATCCTCCAGAGTAGGGTCAATTATATTTTTGCATTTACTGAGTATCTGCCTGACCGTGTCCGTTATACCGGTGAATTTAAGTTTGCCTTCAAGAAAGAGTTTGACCGCGGCCTCGTTAGCACCGTTGAGAACGGCCGGCATGACGCCCCCTTCTTTCAGGACCGAATATGCCAGTTCGAGCGCGGGATATTTCCCGGTATCCGGCTCAAGGAAGGTTAGTTTATTAAGTTCGGTAAAATCTATCCTTGGAAAATCGCTTTCCAGGATGTCCGGGTAGCTCATCGCCTTCAGTATGGGGAACCTCATGTCCGGACAGAACATGCCGGCGGTGACCGTGCCGTCGTTGAACTCCACCATGGAATGGATCACGGCTTCAGGATGTATGACAACCCTGATCTTTTCTGGCGCCATGTCAAAAAGCCACCGCGCCTCTATAACTTCAAGCCCCTTGTTCATGAGGGTGGCCGAATCCACCGTGATCTTCCTGCCCATGTCCCATTTGGGATGATCCAGCACCTCCCCGACGGTAAGCGAATCGAACCTCTCCCGGCTCGTATTCCGCAGGGAACCGCCGCTGCCGGTAATGTATAAGGTCCTTACTTCTCTGGTGCTCCTGCCCTGGAGGCACTGCATAATCGCACTGTGTTCGCTGTCAACGGGGATAACACGCGAAGAGCTCTCTTCCTGCAGCTTCATGATCAAAGAACCGGCGCTGACCACGGGCTCCTTACTGGCCAGGGCAACGGTCCTGCCAGCCTTAAGCGCTGCCATCAGCGGCTTAAGCGCCGCGACCCCTGAGATAGCCACGAAGACCATGTCGGCCGTTCGGTCCGAAGCAAGTTCTTCGAGCCCTTCCTCTCCCACGAGTATTTCGGTATCGGACCGATGCCTGCCAGTGATATCGGAACAAGACTTCTCGCTGCTCACAACAACCGCGCGGGGCGAGAACTCCTCGGCCTGGTCGGCCAGCAAGGAAGTGTTCTCGTTGGCAGAGAGGCCCGTAATCCTGAACCTGTCAGGGTAGGACCTGACGACTTCCAGGACGTTCCTGCCCACTGAACCGGTAGAGCCCAGGATATTGATATTCTTTATTTTCATCAGAAAGCTTTCACGTAAAAATAAAAGATCGGTGCCGTGAACAGAAGGCTGTCGATCAGATCAAGCGCTCCGCCTATCGCCGCGAGAACGGTCCCCGAATCCTTGGCGTTGCAGTCCCTTTTGATGAGGCTTTCGGCCAGGTCCCCCACCTGGCCCAGGACCGCCAGACCGAATCCGAGCACCATAAGGTGCGGAACGAAAAAACCGGTCAGGGAAGGTCCGAACAACATCGCCAGGATCAGGCTGATGAATACGCCGCCCACGGTCCCTTCCTTGGTCTTTTTTGGACTTATTCTGGGGATGAGCTCGGTCCTGCCCCAGCGCCCGCCTATCAGGTAAGCGCCTATATCGGCACCTTTTGTGACGATAATAAGGAACGCGACAAGATGCGCTCCGTTATCAAGCAGGCGAAGTTTTACTAAAAAGGAAAAGAACCAGCCTATATATAAGACCGAGAAGAGTGTAAGGGCCATGCTCACCAGGTGGTCACGGGCATTGTCCCGCCTGATGAACTGCAGGGTCAGCGCCAGAAGGACCGCTGCCACTATAAAAAGGGGCTCCAGATTCTTCACCTCGGGCATATAGCTGCTGAAAAAGACCACTCCCGGGACAAGGCTTCCCATTATCGTACCAAAATACTTCGGGACCTTTATGTCCTTGTTCTCAACAAGCCGGAAGAACTCGAACAATCCGAAAGCCACGAACACAGTAACAACAACGCAGAAGAGCCATTCGGGAAAGACGTATACCACCGCGGCAACAAAACCGACCAGAAGCAGGCTCACGATCGTTCTCAGCGTGAACTTACTCACCGAACCTCCTATCCCGCCTCTGGTAATCTTCCAGGGCTTTGTCAAGTTCATCCGCGCTGAAATCAGGCCAGAGCGTATCGGTAACATAGATCTCCGCGTAGGCTGTCTGCCACAGGAGGAAGTTACTGAGCCTCATTTCTCCGGAAGTACGTATTACAAAGTCCGGGTCCGGCAGATCAGAGGTGTACAATAGTCCCGAAAAATACTCCTCACTGAAAACATCCTGGCCGATGCCCTTTTCAGCGGATTTCTCACATGCTTTTTTCGCCGCTTCAAGTATCTCCTGTCTGCTCCCGTAGTTCAGCGCCAGGGTAAGCACCATCCCGGAATTGGAAGAGCTATCTGCCATCATGCGCCTTATGCGTTCTCTGAGTGACGGGACGAGCTCGTCAATGCGTCCTATAACGTTGAACCTGATATTGTTGCTCTTTATCTTCTTCTCGTTCTCCGAAAGAGTGCGCTCGATCAGGCCCATCAGGGCGTCCACTTCTTTTTTCGGTCGTTTCCAGTTCTCGGTCGAAAACGTGTAAAGCGTGAGCGCCTCTATCCCGCGTCTTGCGCAGGCTTCGGTAATTTTGTCCGCGGTCTTGGCCCCGGAACGGTGTCCCATGATACGGTTAAGACCCTTCCGGCGGGCCCATCTGCCGTTACCGTCCATTATAATAGCGATATGCCTGGGTAAAGCCATCAGCATCAACTCCGCAAAAAGTGAAGAGTAGCCTTGAATGCTAACTGGTTCAGGGCTACTCTTCTTGTCATCTCATGTCCGTCAAACCGGTTATTTGGAATTATTTTATATCCCGCTCCAGCTCCTTCTCGTTTTTTTCCACGAATTCCGGCAGTATCACTATTTCCACCCTGCGGTTCTTCGCGCGCCCCTCAGCTGTCGCATTCGTAGCTATGGGTTTATGCTCCCCGTAGCCGGTTGCCGAAAGCCTGCCGGGCGAAACGCCCTCTTTAACAAGGTAATGAAGCACATTGGTCGCCCTGGCCGTCGAAAGCTCCCAGTTCGATTCCCATTTGGAATGTGTTATCGGTACGTTGTCGGTATGCCCTGTAACCCCTATGTTCTTCTCGGGCACCTTTTGCCTGATTATCTTGGCCACCTTGTCCAGCATGGGTTTTGCGTCGCTCTTTATCTCCGCTTTGCCCGAATCGAAAAGAATATCGTCGCTGAGTATGATCACCAGCCCCCGGTCATCCATCTTAAGCGAAACCTGTTCGTCCTTTATCTGGCTGGAGAGTTTCCTCTCGAGAAGACGTTTGGTCTCGGCGAACTCTCTACGCTCCTGCTCGCGCTGCTTTTCCAGGTCAGTTATCTTAGCCTTAAGACTCTTGATCTTTTTCTTGCTGCGCGGGCTCTGCTTGTAGAAATTCACCGCGCACCCGGATGTTAACACGCTTAGAGCGAACGTCATGACCAATGCCGCCGTGATTATTTTTCTGCTGTTCATTCTGACCTCCTTATAGGCGAATAGCTCTATCGACCGTCCCAAATGTCATTTATATATAAGTGTCTGTTTCCTGCTTTTACCCACGGAAACCAGCATGATCTCGGTGCCTATAAGCTCTTTTATCCTGTCCAGATACTTCCGCGCGTTGGCGGGAAGCTCTTCGTAGGAAGTTATCCGGGAAGTATCCTGCTGCCATCCGGGGTGTTCCTCGTATACGGGTTCACATTCATCCAGGAACCTCGGTTCACCCGGTATGTTCTTATACGTCTTGCCCTTGTACTTGTAGGACGTGCATATCTTGATAGAACCGAGCTCGTCCAGCACATCAAGTTTGGTGATGACCACCTGATCTATGCCGTTGATAAGGACCGAATTCCTCACGAGAACGGCATCGAACCATCCGCATCTTCTGGCACGCCCGGTAGTTGCGCCGAACTCACCGCCTTTTTGCCTGATGATATCCATGAGATCGGGACCGAACTCGGTGGGAAAAGGCCCTTCCCCCACCCTGGTGGTATATGCTTTCACGACACCGACCACCCTGTCTATGCGCGAGGGGCCGATACCCCCTCCGGTACAGGCACCGCCGGCAGTCGAATTGGAAGAAGTAACATACGGGAACGTGCCGTAATCAACATCAAGATAAGTCCCCTGCGCGCCCTCGAATAGTATGGATTCGCCCTTTTTGAGCTCCTCATTGATAAGGGAAATCGTATCGCACACGTAATCCTTCAGATATGAAGCGTATCCGGCATATTCATCGAATATCTCATCGACCGAGAGCTCATCGAGACCGTTGTCACGCAGAATGGGGTTTTTCTCCTCCACGTTGCTCTCAAGCCGGCTGCGAAAATAATCCCTGTCAAAAAGATCGGCCATGCGTATGCCTATGCGGGATACCTTGTCCGCGTAACATGGTCCGATACCTTTTTTCGTGGTGCCTATCTTGCCCTGTTTGCGCAGTGATTCGCGCAGTGCGTCCATCTGCTTGTGGTAGGGAAGGATAATATGCGCCTTGTCACTCACCTTCAGTCTTCCTACGCATTGTATGTTTTTTTCCTTTAAAAGCTCTATTTCCTCGATAAGGGCGTTGGGGTCGACGACCACGCCATGGCCTATAACGCAGATCTTACCCTCACGAAGTATCCCGGACGGTATAAGATGCAGAACGTATTTATCCTCTCCTATGACCACCGTGTGCCCCGCATTATTACCGCCCTGGTAACGGACGATGCAATCGGCGTCCTCGGTCAATATGTCGATCACCTTGCCTTTACCTTCGTCACCCCACTGGGCTCCGACCAATACTGTTACCTGTCCCATATCATCCTTTCTCCTGCAAATTTACCTTCTACCCGGCTGAGTCGGCTGCTGCGGCGGCTGAGGTGGACTCGGCGGCTGCTGCGGCGGCGTATACACCTTGGGCGGAGCAGGTGGAGGCGTAGGCGGCTGCGGCGGCGGCTGGACAGCCGCAGGCGGCTGCTGCGGTATGCTCCTTCTTATCTGCTCCTGCTGCTGTATCTGCCTCATGAGCCTTTCAGTGTTTATCCTTGTGGCCTCGTTATTCACCCTTGCGAAAAGCTCGGACAAAGTTTCCTTGTCCAGGTCTTCCAGCCTGGTGGGCACCCCGTCCGGCGTCATGAGAAAGAACTCTTTCCTGCCTTCCTCATCGGTCCTGGAGCTAAGC includes:
- a CDS encoding 1-deoxy-D-xylulose-5-phosphate reductoisomerase codes for the protein MKIKNINILGSTGSVGRNVLEVVRSYPDRFRITGLSANENTSLLADQAEEFSPRAVVVSSEKSCSDITGRHRSDTEILVGEEGLEELASDRTADMVFVAISGVAALKPLMAALKAGRTVALASKEPVVSAGSLIMKLQEESSSRVIPVDSEHSAIMQCLQGRSTREVRTLYITGSGGSLRNTSRERFDSLTVGEVLDHPKWDMGRKITVDSATLMNKGLEVIEARWLFDMAPEKIRVVIHPEAVIHSMVEFNDGTVTAGMFCPDMRFPILKAMSYPDILESDFPRIDFTELNKLTFLEPDTGKYPALELAYSVLKEGGVMPAVLNGANEAAVKLFLEGKLKFTGITDTVRQILSKCKNIIDPTLEDIIDSEKWAMEEVLRSC
- a CDS encoding isoprenyl transferase — protein: MLMALPRHIAIIMDGNGRWARRKGLNRIMGHRSGAKTADKITEACARRGIEALTLYTFSTENWKRPKKEVDALMGLIERTLSENEKKIKSNNIRFNVIGRIDELVPSLRERIRRMMADSSSNSGMVLTLALNYGSRQEILEAAKKACEKSAEKGIGQDVFSEEYFSGLLYTSDLPDPDFVIRTSGEMRLSNFLLWQTAYAEIYVTDTLWPDFSADELDKALEDYQRRDRRFGE
- a CDS encoding OmpA family protein, coding for MNSRKIITAALVMTFALSVLTSGCAVNFYKQSPRSKKKIKSLKAKITDLEKQREQERREFAETKRLLERKLSSQIKDEQVSLKMDDRGLVIILSDDILFDSGKAEIKSDAKPMLDKVAKIIRQKVPEKNIGVTGHTDNVPITHSKWESNWELSTARATNVLHYLVKEGVSPGRLSATGYGEHKPIATNATAEGRAKNRRVEIVILPEFVEKNEKELERDIK
- a CDS encoding adenylosuccinate synthase, which gives rise to MGQVTVLVGAQWGDEGKGKVIDILTEDADCIVRYQGGNNAGHTVVIGEDKYVLHLIPSGILREGKICVIGHGVVVDPNALIEEIELLKEKNIQCVGRLKVSDKAHIILPYHKQMDALRESLRKQGKIGTTKKGIGPCYADKVSRIGIRMADLFDRDYFRSRLESNVEEKNPILRDNGLDELSVDEIFDEYAGYASYLKDYVCDTISLINEELKKGESILFEGAQGTYLDVDYGTFPYVTSSNSTAGGACTGGGIGPSRIDRVVGVVKAYTTRVGEGPFPTEFGPDLMDIIRQKGGEFGATTGRARRCGWFDAVLVRNSVLINGIDQVVITKLDVLDELGSIKICTSYKYKGKTYKNIPGEPRFLDECEPVYEEHPGWQQDTSRITSYEELPANARKYLDRIKELIGTEIMLVSVGKSRKQTLIYK